The Brassica napus cultivar Da-Ae chromosome C7, Da-Ae, whole genome shotgun sequence genome has a segment encoding these proteins:
- the LOC106407539 gene encoding NAC domain-containing protein 59-like yields MDYEVSRTGEIVEDSEQIDLLPGFRFHPTDEELISHYLRPKVLNTLFSTLAIGEVDLNKVEPWDLPWKAKIGEKEWYFFCVRDRKYPTGLRTNRATKAGYWKATGKDKEIFKEKSLVGMKKTLVFYEGRAPRGVKTNWVMHEYRLEGIYANDNLPVTAKNEWVISRVFQKGADGKKMHLYGLTMLGSGINQVEPAGLPPLMDSSPYPKSESLSRVTCFSDQTTVEDKSHISELKDECNVTMLGSSSTRLIPNIGSLLHSDPLFMQDNSSILNMLLDSEETQFKNIIQGLGTGENELTTSSWHGHGLAGSTGSVEVDCYWNF; encoded by the exons ATGGATTACGAGGTATCAAGAACTGGTGAGATCGTAGAAGATTCAGAGCAGATTGATTTGCTACCTGGCTTCAGATTTCACCCAACCGATGAAGAACTCATAAGCCACTACCTTAGACCGAAGGTTCTAAACACCCTCTTCTCCACTTTAGCCATTGGTGAAGTTGATCTCAACAAGGTTGAGCCTTGGGACTTGCCAT GGAAGGCTAAGATTGGTGAAAAGGAGTGGTACTTCTTCTGTGTAAGAGATCGGAAATACCCGACCGGTTTAAGGACGAACCGGGCTACTAAGGCCGGGTATTGGAAAGCTACAGGGAAAGACAAAGAGATCTTCAAAGAAAAATCTCTTGTTGGTATGAAGAAAACATTGGTTTTCTACGAAGGAAGAGCTCCTAGAGGAGTAAAAACCAATTGGGTCATGCATGAGTATCGCTTAGAAGGCATATATGCAAACGACAATCTCCCTGTAACCGCTAAG AACGAGTGGGTTATTAGTAGAGTTTTTCAGAAAGGAGCAGACGGTAAGAAAATGCATCTCTACGGCTTAACGATGCTCGGTTCAGGGATTAACCAAGTCGAACCGGCTGGTTTACCTCCCCTGATGGACTCTTCTCCGTACCCTAAGAGCGAATCGTTGTCTCGCGTAACCTGCTTCTCCGACCAAACAACCGTTGAGGACAAGAGTCACATCTCCGAGTTAAAAGACGAGTGTAACGTTACCATGCTCGGTTCTTCATCGACTCGGCTGATACCGAACATTGGTTCTCTGCTACACTCTGATCCTCTGTTTATGCAAGATAATTCTTCAATATTGAATATGTTGCTTGACAGTGAAGAAACCCAGTTTAAGAATATCATCCAGGGTTTGGGCACAGGTGAAAACGAATTAACCACGAGTTCTTGGCACGGCCACGGTCTTGCTGGTTCGACCGGTTCGGTTGAGGTCGATTGCTATTGGAATTTCTGA